A region of the Streptomyces durocortorensis genome:
CTGCCTTCGTGTACGTAGACACGGACGTCGCCGCTGTCAGGCAGGTAAGGCTGTACCAGGCAGCCCAGCCCGCCGGGTGCCATCAGATCGATCGAGGCTCCGAGGTGCTGGACCGTGTCGGCCTTCAGAACCCCGTAACCCATGGCCATGGAACGCGGCTTGACCACGTAGGGGCCGGGCGGCAGCTGCGTTCGTACGGCGTCGAGAGCTCGTCGGGCGTATCGGCCGAAGGGCACTGAGACGGTCGGCAGGACTGGCGCTCCCAGCGCTGCCGCATGGTGGTACATGGCGAGTTTGTCGAGGCCGAAGGCCTCGGGATCCAGGGTCCCGTCCGTCAGCAGGACGCAGTCGGACGCGCGGACGGTCCGGGTGATGGCCTCGATGTGCCGTGCGATGGCCGGGTCCCAGGTCCAGGAGGTGACCAGGAACCCCGCGTACCGGGCGAGCAGGTCCTCCTCGCCGTGCAGGAGGCGCGGACGGCCGTTCCAGACGGGGACTATGTCGCAGGAGTGGACGACGCGCACGTCGAAGCCCGCGGCTGTCAGCATGTCGAGGCGCTCGGACCCTCCGCGCTTCAGCTGCTCCTGCACATGGGGGTCGTAGTTGTCCGGCGTGGTGATCCACACGAGTCTCGGCCGTGCGGAGGTTCCGGTTGCGGCGTTCTTCACGGTACTTCCTTGTCGACGGGCGGTTCGGGAGCGGGCAGTACGCGCATGCTGCGCAGCGGGGAGAAGAGGAGCCAGAGAGCGGAGAGCGCGGTTCCCGCGGCTCCCGCCCAGACGGCGGAACGCGCGTCGTGGAACTCGGCGACAGCGCCGCCCAGGAGGACGCCCAGCGGCCTTGCGCCCCAGGCGAAGAACCGGACCGTCGCGTTCACACGCCCCAGCAGGTCCGGCGGTACGGACCGCTGGCGGTAGCTGACCTGGGCGACGTTGTAGATGACGAGTCCCGCCGCGAAGGCGAACTGCGCACAGGCCACGAGCGCGAGCCGGGGGCCGGTCCCGGTCAGGCCTGCCAGCAGGGTGCACGGCGCCGCCAGGGTCACGCTCAGGACGACGGCCCGGCCGTCACCGATCCGTTCCACCACCCGCCCTACGACGACTGTCGCAGCCAGGCCGCCCACGCCTCCCGCGGTGAACAGCAGTCCGATCGTGACGGCGGGTACCTCCAGGTCCTGGGCCAGCA
Encoded here:
- a CDS encoding ATP-grasp domain-containing protein produces the protein MKNAATGTSARPRLVWITTPDNYDPHVQEQLKRGGSERLDMLTAAGFDVRVVHSCDIVPVWNGRPRLLHGEEDLLARYAGFLVTSWTWDPAIARHIEAITRTVRASDCVLLTDGTLDPEAFGLDKLAMYHHAAALGAPVLPTVSVPFGRYARRALDAVRTQLPPGPYVVKPRSMAMGYGVLKADTVQHLGASIDLMAPGGLGCLVQPYLPDSGDVRVYVHEGRMIAALLREPAGQTYLANVSQGGSGSGYEPPAEIADLSERLARSLHSDYLCVDWLISGDSYTFNEWMTVSAAYEDLPPSTRKLVAQALVQYINRRLDEGGVPRQRTHGERC